In a genomic window of Saccharothrix sp. HUAS TT1:
- a CDS encoding AAA family ATPase: protein MRLIGRDHPVGVLRAEIDRATGSHGGLVLVAGEAGIGKTTLVTGAAEQARRQGALVLGGSCWDSDSAPGYWPWVQVLRALRRAVSEREWAALDQGPLAVLLGEAPSQHPPESFPLYDAVTTALVAVSHHRPVVVVLEDLHWADPASVKLLEFAAQHTWFERVLLVGTYRDTEVDAEDHPLRPLMTPLLGRAATVALTGLGPVEVGELMARTAGREPDADLVAEVHLRTGGNPFFVEQTARLWHGGGPVTAIAPGVRDALRRRLSLLPAQVGELLTAAAVLGHEFHRRVLAATTSLPVPAVDRLLDQAAQARLVLGLGGGRFAFTHDLVRETLYASLSDVDARHAAVVRAVDGDLLLPVDLARHAHLAGDELPADRAVDLIVAAARDASRRMAVEEAAGHYRRALERAEGTKRRIAIELELGNELYHCAEPAEAQRIFAEAAAQARGLADPEPFARVALAVYRFAEDEGSAAAVVREAYARLIGPPPDLPTEVLAREMSLRATEAARGGGDDDALTSGLWATHDTTVGIAGAEQRLALTDELITVSRRNGDHTTEHFAASFRWVALLELGDPRYLDQLHAFVALSERLGVSRFNFSAAIDQSIIATAQGRFAEAEALLARATELGADNHVGFRMMYLHLRWALLLPQGRFAELDELAPEIAASTYPYPRLLAGLTALERGDVATARLHADPPVPDDRFQHAFEPLWLRFQAQLAHATGDRDLAARVREELAPHRGRWLVSMYGCDVGGPVDLWLGLVDLVLGRCDEAVEELTAARWSAERMRTPPWLSRVSGHLAEALRAQGVPAEAVSAQLGGATPDDRPTAEFRRDGEVWALSYGGVTVRVPDSKGLRDLHVLLGNPGEPVAAVSLLAPEAVASARLGGDPVLDDEAKARYRRRLAQLDDEIDHAPDDDRAAALDREREALLEELRAAAGLAGRTRRLGDEAERARKAVTARIRDTLRKLADRHPGLAAHLRETVSTGATCTYSGHERFRL from the coding sequence ATGCGACTCATCGGACGTGATCACCCGGTCGGCGTGCTGCGCGCGGAGATCGACCGCGCCACGGGCAGCCACGGCGGGCTGGTCCTGGTCGCGGGCGAGGCCGGGATCGGCAAGACCACCCTGGTGACCGGGGCGGCCGAGCAGGCGCGGCGGCAGGGCGCGCTGGTGCTCGGCGGCTCGTGCTGGGACTCCGACAGCGCGCCCGGCTACTGGCCGTGGGTCCAGGTGCTGCGGGCGTTGCGCCGGGCCGTCAGCGAGCGCGAGTGGGCCGCCCTCGACCAGGGGCCGCTGGCGGTGCTGCTGGGCGAGGCGCCGTCGCAGCACCCGCCGGAGAGCTTCCCGCTGTACGACGCGGTGACGACGGCGCTGGTGGCCGTGTCGCACCACCGGCCGGTGGTGGTCGTGCTGGAGGACCTGCACTGGGCCGACCCGGCGTCGGTGAAGCTGCTGGAGTTCGCCGCGCAGCACACCTGGTTCGAGCGGGTGCTGCTGGTGGGCACCTACCGCGACACCGAGGTCGACGCCGAGGACCACCCGCTGCGGCCGTTGATGACGCCGTTGCTGGGCCGGGCCGCCACGGTCGCGCTGACCGGGCTGGGTCCCGTCGAGGTGGGCGAGCTGATGGCCCGCACGGCGGGTCGCGAGCCGGACGCCGACCTGGTCGCCGAGGTGCACCTGCGCACCGGCGGCAACCCGTTCTTCGTGGAGCAGACCGCCCGGCTGTGGCACGGCGGCGGGCCGGTCACCGCGATCGCGCCCGGTGTGCGCGACGCGTTGCGGCGGCGGTTGTCGCTGCTGCCCGCCCAGGTCGGCGAGCTGCTGACGGCGGCGGCCGTGCTCGGGCACGAGTTCCACCGCCGGGTGCTGGCCGCGACGACGTCGTTGCCGGTGCCCGCGGTGGACCGGTTGCTCGACCAGGCCGCGCAGGCGCGGCTGGTGCTGGGGCTGGGCGGCGGCCGGTTCGCCTTCACCCACGACCTGGTGCGCGAGACCCTGTACGCGTCGCTGTCCGATGTGGACGCCCGGCACGCGGCGGTGGTGCGCGCGGTGGACGGCGACCTGCTGCTGCCGGTGGACCTGGCCCGGCACGCGCACCTGGCCGGTGACGAGCTGCCCGCCGACCGGGCGGTGGACCTGATCGTGGCCGCGGCCCGCGACGCGAGCCGGCGGATGGCGGTCGAGGAGGCCGCCGGGCACTACCGGCGGGCGCTGGAGCGCGCCGAGGGGACCAAGCGGCGGATCGCGATCGAGCTGGAGCTGGGCAACGAGCTGTACCACTGCGCCGAACCCGCCGAGGCGCAGCGGATCTTCGCGGAGGCGGCGGCGCAGGCGCGCGGGCTGGCCGACCCGGAGCCGTTCGCCAGGGTGGCTCTGGCGGTCTACCGGTTCGCCGAGGACGAGGGTTCGGCCGCCGCGGTGGTGCGGGAGGCGTACGCCCGGCTGATCGGGCCGCCGCCGGACCTGCCGACCGAGGTGTTGGCGCGGGAGATGAGCCTGCGGGCCACCGAGGCGGCGCGGGGCGGTGGCGACGACGACGCGTTGACCTCGGGCCTGTGGGCCACGCACGACACGACCGTCGGCATCGCGGGCGCCGAGCAGCGGCTGGCGCTGACCGACGAGCTGATCACCGTGTCGCGGCGCAACGGCGACCACACCACCGAGCACTTCGCCGCCTCGTTCCGGTGGGTGGCGCTGCTGGAGCTGGGCGACCCGCGCTACCTCGACCAGCTGCACGCGTTCGTGGCGCTGTCGGAACGGCTCGGCGTGAGCCGGTTCAACTTCTCGGCGGCCATCGACCAGTCCATCATCGCCACCGCGCAGGGCCGGTTCGCCGAGGCCGAGGCGCTGCTGGCCAGGGCGACCGAGCTGGGCGCGGACAACCACGTCGGGTTCCGGATGATGTACCTGCACCTGAGGTGGGCGCTGCTGCTGCCGCAGGGCCGGTTCGCCGAGCTGGACGAGCTGGCGCCGGAGATCGCCGCGAGCACCTACCCCTACCCGCGCCTGCTGGCCGGTCTGACCGCGCTCGAACGCGGCGACGTGGCGACCGCGCGGCTCCACGCCGACCCGCCGGTCCCCGACGACCGCTTCCAGCACGCGTTCGAGCCGCTGTGGCTGCGGTTCCAGGCGCAGCTCGCCCACGCGACCGGTGACCGGGACCTGGCGGCGCGGGTGCGCGAGGAGCTGGCGCCGCACCGGGGCAGGTGGCTGGTGTCGATGTACGGGTGCGACGTCGGCGGCCCGGTGGACCTGTGGCTGGGCCTGGTGGACCTGGTGCTCGGCCGGTGCGACGAGGCGGTCGAGGAGCTGACCGCCGCGCGGTGGTCGGCCGAGCGGATGCGGACCCCGCCGTGGCTGTCACGGGTGAGCGGGCACCTGGCGGAGGCGTTGCGCGCGCAGGGCGTCCCGGCGGAGGCGGTGTCCGCGCAGCTCGGCGGCGCGACGCCCGACGACCGGCCCACCGCCGAGTTCCGCCGTGACGGCGAGGTGTGGGCGCTGTCCTACGGCGGTGTCACGGTCCGGGTGCCGGACTCGAAGGGGCTGCGCGACCTGCACGTGCTGCTGGGCAACCCGGGCGAGCCGGTGGCCGCGGTGTCGCTGCTCGCGCCGGAGGCGGTGGCCTCGGCGCGACTGGGCGGTGACCCGGTGCTGGACGACGAGGCCAAGGCCCGCTACCGGCGGCGGTTGGCGCAGCTGGACGACGAGATCGACCACGCCCCCGACGACGACCGCGCCGCCGCCCTCGACCGCGAGCGCGAAGCGCTGCTGGAGGAGCTGCGCGCCGCCGCCGGCCTGGCCGGTCGCACCCGGAGGCTCGGCGACGAGGCCGAACGCGCCCGCAAGGCGGTCACCGCCCGGATCCGCGACACCCTCCGGAAGCTGGCCGACCGCCACCCCGGTCTCGCGGCCCACCTGAGGGAGACCGTGTCGACCGGGGCGACGTGCACCTACTCGGGTCACGAGCGGTTCCGGCTCTGA
- a CDS encoding ABC transporter permease — translation MTVTKEPEILPAPKAEDLAAVLLETEQPNRPSALSASLTFGWRAVLKIKHVPEQLFDVTAFPIMMILMFTYLFGGALAGSPGEYIQYLLPGITVTSVVMITMYTGVAVNTDIEKGVFDRFRTLPIWRPAPMVGYILGDLLRYVLASTVIMVVGLVLGFRPGGGVVGVLLGVAVLVVFSFAFSWVWTMFGLLMRSEKSVMGVSMLVLFPLTFLSNVYVSPETMPGWLQAFVNVNPISKLVAAVRALMAGGFDGDAMLWTLGYVVVFTAVFGAWTMRLYNRK, via the coding sequence GTGACCGTCACCAAGGAGCCCGAGATCCTGCCCGCGCCCAAGGCGGAGGACTTGGCGGCGGTGCTGTTGGAGACCGAGCAGCCCAACCGCCCCAGCGCGCTGTCGGCGTCGCTCACGTTCGGCTGGCGGGCCGTGCTGAAGATCAAGCACGTGCCGGAGCAGCTGTTCGACGTCACCGCGTTCCCGATCATGATGATCCTGATGTTCACCTACCTGTTCGGCGGCGCGCTGGCCGGTTCGCCGGGGGAGTACATCCAGTACCTGCTGCCCGGCATCACGGTGACCAGCGTCGTGATGATCACCATGTACACCGGCGTGGCGGTGAACACCGACATCGAGAAGGGCGTGTTCGACCGGTTCCGCACGCTGCCGATCTGGCGGCCCGCGCCGATGGTCGGCTACATCCTCGGCGACCTGCTGCGCTACGTGCTGGCGTCCACCGTGATCATGGTGGTCGGGCTGGTCCTGGGCTTCCGGCCCGGCGGCGGTGTCGTCGGCGTGCTGCTCGGCGTGGCGGTGCTGGTGGTGTTCTCGTTCGCGTTCTCCTGGGTCTGGACGATGTTCGGCCTGCTGATGCGCAGCGAGAAGTCCGTGATGGGCGTGAGCATGCTGGTGCTGTTCCCGCTGACGTTCCTGTCCAACGTCTACGTCAGCCCGGAGACGATGCCGGGCTGGCTCCAGGCGTTCGTCAACGTCAACCCGATCAGCAAGCTGGTCGCGGCGGTGCGGGCGCTGATGGCGGGCGGGTTCGACGGCGACGCGATGCTGTGGACGCTCGGCTACGTCGTCGTGTTCACCGCGGTGTTCGGCGCCTGGACCATGCGCCTGTACAACCGCAAGTAG
- a CDS encoding ATP-binding cassette domain-containing protein — MNAIETSGLVKVFGDTRAVDGVDLTVPAGTVYGLLGPNGAGKTTTVRMLATLLRPDDGEARVFGHDVRADPNSVRQLVSLTGQYASVDEDLTGTENLVLLGRLLGHSRAHSRSRAAQLLEAFGLTEAAAKQVKHYSGGMRRRLDIAASILNTPKLLFLDEPTTGLDPRSRNQVWDIVRAVVAHGTTVLLTTQYLDEADQLASRIAVIDHGKVIAEGTKGELKASVGVGAVHLRLRDAEQRPQAQQVLARALEADVQLDHDPVALTARLTGRATEQAAEALAQLAREGITVDTFSLGQPSLDEVFLALTDKKEAAA; from the coding sequence ATGAACGCCATCGAAACGTCGGGCCTGGTCAAGGTCTTCGGCGACACCCGCGCGGTGGACGGCGTCGACCTCACCGTGCCCGCCGGGACGGTGTACGGCCTGCTCGGCCCGAACGGCGCGGGCAAGACCACGACCGTCCGCATGCTCGCCACCCTGCTGCGACCCGACGACGGGGAGGCGCGGGTGTTCGGCCACGACGTGCGCGCCGACCCGAACTCGGTGCGGCAGCTGGTCAGCCTCACCGGGCAGTACGCCTCGGTGGACGAGGACCTGACCGGCACCGAGAACCTGGTCCTGCTGGGCAGGCTCCTCGGCCACTCCCGCGCGCACTCCCGGAGCCGGGCCGCGCAGCTGCTGGAGGCGTTCGGGCTCACCGAGGCGGCGGCCAAGCAGGTCAAGCACTACTCGGGCGGCATGCGCCGCAGGCTCGACATCGCGGCCAGCATCCTCAACACGCCGAAGCTGCTGTTCCTGGACGAGCCGACCACCGGCCTGGACCCGCGCAGCCGCAACCAGGTGTGGGACATCGTCCGCGCGGTCGTCGCGCACGGCACCACCGTGCTGCTGACCACGCAGTACCTGGACGAGGCCGACCAGCTCGCGTCCCGGATCGCGGTGATCGACCACGGCAAGGTCATCGCCGAGGGCACGAAGGGCGAGCTGAAGGCGTCGGTCGGGGTCGGCGCGGTGCACCTGCGGCTGCGTGACGCCGAGCAGCGCCCGCAGGCGCAGCAGGTGCTGGCCCGCGCGCTGGAGGCCGACGTGCAGCTCGACCACGACCCGGTCGCGCTGACCGCGCGGCTGACCGGCCGGGCCACCGAGCAGGCCGCCGAGGCGCTGGCCCAGCTCGCCCGCGAGGGCATCACCGTCGACACATTCTCCCTCGGCCAGCCCAGCCTGGACGAGGTCTTCCTGGCCCTGACCGACAAGAAGGAGGCGGCGGCGTGA
- a CDS encoding NADPH-dependent FMN reductase translates to MRPLHIAVIIGSTREGRVGDGIGRWAAGVVAERADVEPVVLDLADFDFPPCYPGQPTPEVRRFTDQVAAADGFVVVTPEYNRSFPASLKQAIDYAYDEWHAKPAGFVSYGYRSEGLHAVEQLRSVFTELHVMTMRTTVGVNLLADEPLDVEHRRRAADAMLDQLTWWASALKDARTRRPYAS, encoded by the coding sequence ATGCGGCCACTGCACATCGCGGTGATCATCGGCAGCACCCGCGAGGGACGCGTCGGGGACGGCATCGGGCGCTGGGCGGCCGGGGTCGTGGCCGAGCGCGCCGACGTCGAGCCGGTCGTGCTCGACCTGGCCGACTTCGACTTCCCGCCGTGCTACCCGGGGCAGCCGACGCCGGAGGTCCGGCGGTTCACCGACCAGGTGGCCGCCGCGGACGGCTTCGTCGTGGTCACCCCCGAGTACAACCGCAGCTTCCCGGCCTCCCTCAAGCAGGCCATCGACTACGCCTACGACGAGTGGCACGCCAAGCCCGCGGGGTTCGTCTCCTACGGCTACCGCTCCGAGGGCCTGCACGCGGTGGAGCAGCTGCGATCAGTTTTCACCGAGTTGCACGTCATGACGATGCGCACGACCGTCGGCGTGAACCTGCTCGCCGACGAACCGCTCGACGTCGAGCACCGCCGCCGCGCCGCGGACGCGATGCTCGACCAGCTCACCTGGTGGGCGTCGGCCCTCAAGGATGCCCGCACCCGACGCCCCTACGCCTCCTGA
- the hisG gene encoding ATP phosphoribosyltransferase, translated as MAPLRFALPNKGSLSAPAAQMLSEAGYRVNRSGRELIVADPANDVQFFFLRPRDIAVYVGEGSLDVGITGRDLLLDSTVSAKEILSLGFGRASFYFASKPGGIHDAAGLEGKRIATSYPNLVGHHLADLGVKAHLVRLDGAVETAVELGVADAIADVVETGITLKTSGLETFGTPILKSEAVLIQGDTVADAPDAVRAVEILHRRLQGVLIARRYVILDFDCPAEAQDEAFKLVPGIESPTVSPLAREGWVAVRSLVPRDDAPFIMDELWRVGARAILVSSLDTCRI; from the coding sequence ATGGCTCCTCTTCGCTTCGCCCTGCCCAACAAGGGCTCGTTGAGTGCTCCCGCGGCGCAAATGCTGTCCGAAGCGGGTTACCGGGTGAACAGGTCCGGCCGTGAGCTGATCGTGGCGGACCCGGCAAATGATGTGCAGTTCTTTTTCCTGCGGCCCCGCGACATCGCGGTGTACGTGGGCGAGGGGTCGTTGGACGTCGGCATCACCGGTCGTGATCTGCTGCTCGATTCCACCGTCTCGGCGAAGGAAATCCTGTCGCTCGGCTTCGGCCGGGCGTCGTTCTACTTCGCGTCCAAGCCCGGCGGCATCCACGACGCCGCGGGCCTGGAGGGCAAGCGGATCGCGACCAGCTACCCGAACCTGGTCGGGCACCACCTGGCCGACCTCGGAGTCAAGGCGCACCTCGTGCGGCTCGACGGCGCGGTGGAGACCGCCGTCGAACTGGGCGTGGCCGACGCCATCGCCGACGTGGTCGAGACCGGCATCACGCTGAAGACCTCCGGGCTGGAGACGTTCGGCACGCCGATCCTCAAGTCCGAGGCCGTGCTGATCCAGGGCGACACCGTCGCCGACGCCCCGGACGCGGTCCGCGCGGTCGAGATCCTGCACCGCAGGCTCCAGGGCGTGCTGATCGCCCGCCGCTACGTCATCCTCGACTTCGACTGCCCGGCCGAGGCGCAGGACGAGGCGTTCAAGCTGGTGCCCGGCATCGAGTCGCCCACCGTGTCGCCCCTGGCCCGCGAGGGCTGGGTGGCCGTGCGCTCCCTCGTGCCGCGCGACGACGCGCCGTTCATCATGGACGAGCTGTGGCGCGTGGGCGCCCGCGCGATCCTGGTCAGCTCCCTGGACACCTGCCGCATCTAG
- a CDS encoding acyltransferase produces MTAEVGQRSRLAAVDNLKVLLVAWVIGGHALLGYSAVGGWPYDEVNEVTFTPHAEAVLAAVLGPSGLFLMGTFYLLSGLFTPDSLARKGARRFAADRLLRLGVPFALSALLVWPLVLWVAYRAAGHDVTPWWVFTHRDPLLDSGSLWFVEILLLLSLGYALFGRPGTTPLTLTGGHLVAVTGGVAVTTFVVRLWFPARSGQVGDLHVWWWPQLIALFGLGIAGARSDLARRVPDRIWRGSRVVAVSALLSVPVVAIALGVSDLSGQAGPFLGGWRWQALLFAAVEAVLVVGGSVWLLGLAQRRLTRDGPLATALARGAFAAFVVQGPVLVLLAVAARPLPLPAEAKAFPVAATAIAVSFAVGWALTTRTRAGRFL; encoded by the coding sequence ATGACCGCAGAGGTGGGGCAGCGGTCCCGGCTGGCCGCGGTGGACAACCTGAAGGTCCTGCTCGTCGCCTGGGTGATCGGCGGGCACGCGCTCCTCGGGTACTCGGCGGTGGGCGGGTGGCCGTACGACGAGGTCAACGAGGTCACGTTCACGCCGCACGCGGAGGCCGTGCTCGCCGCGGTCCTCGGCCCGTCCGGCCTCTTCCTGATGGGAACCTTCTACCTGCTGTCCGGCCTCTTCACGCCGGACTCGCTGGCGCGCAAGGGCGCCCGGCGGTTCGCCGCGGACCGGCTGCTGCGGCTGGGCGTCCCGTTCGCGCTGTCCGCCCTGCTGGTCTGGCCGCTGGTGCTGTGGGTGGCCTACCGGGCCGCCGGGCACGACGTCACGCCGTGGTGGGTGTTCACCCACCGCGACCCGCTGCTGGACTCCGGCTCGCTCTGGTTCGTCGAGATCCTGCTGCTGCTCTCGCTCGGCTACGCCCTGTTCGGCAGGCCGGGGACGACGCCGCTCACGTTGACCGGCGGCCACCTGGTGGCGGTGACCGGCGGCGTCGCGGTGACCACGTTCGTGGTGCGGCTGTGGTTCCCGGCGCGCAGCGGCCAGGTCGGCGACCTGCACGTCTGGTGGTGGCCGCAGCTGATCGCCCTGTTCGGGCTCGGCATCGCGGGCGCGCGCTCCGACCTCGCCCGCCGGGTGCCGGACCGGATCTGGCGCGGCAGCCGGGTCGTGGCGGTGTCGGCCCTGCTGTCGGTGCCGGTGGTCGCGATCGCCCTGGGCGTGTCGGACCTGTCCGGCCAGGCCGGTCCGTTCCTCGGCGGTTGGCGGTGGCAGGCGCTGCTGTTCGCGGCGGTGGAGGCGGTGCTCGTGGTCGGCGGGTCGGTGTGGCTGCTCGGCCTGGCGCAACGGCGGCTGACCCGGGACGGCCCGCTGGCCACCGCGCTGGCGCGCGGCGCGTTCGCCGCCTTCGTCGTCCAGGGACCCGTGCTGGTGCTGCTCGCCGTCGCGGCCCGACCGCTGCCGCTCCCGGCCGAGGCGAAGGCGTTCCCGGTCGCGGCGACGGCGATCGCGGTGTCGTTCGCGGTGGGCTGGGCGTTGACCACGAGAACGCGCGCGGGTCGATTCCTCTGA
- a CDS encoding GNAT family N-acetyltransferase — protein MSAPLHLAVRNAAVLTTALAHARGHDLITRAGFLAISGPTLLRVLAVRPDLDPDDFAELQLLVKRAEARVVVEDSFAAVDGDALGLTARRLPVMVRPHEPAPPPALEVREVRTADEWAVAERVVVDGFPMPGFPTGNALPLALADHEGFRLHTAWLDGAVAGAGLTVESDGAAGAYWVTTLPEHRSRGVGRALMNAVVNRSPSPMTLTAAEPGRPLYESMGFSVVALATWWSNAD, from the coding sequence ATGTCTGCCCCGTTGCACCTGGCCGTGCGCAACGCCGCCGTCCTCACCACCGCGCTGGCCCACGCCCGCGGGCACGACCTGATCACCCGCGCCGGGTTCCTCGCGATCAGCGGACCGACCCTGCTGCGGGTGCTCGCGGTGCGCCCCGACCTCGACCCGGACGACTTCGCCGAGCTGCAACTGCTGGTCAAGCGGGCCGAGGCGCGGGTGGTCGTGGAGGACTCGTTCGCCGCGGTCGACGGCGACGCGCTCGGCCTCACCGCACGGCGCCTGCCGGTGATGGTCCGGCCGCACGAGCCGGCGCCGCCGCCCGCCCTGGAGGTCCGGGAGGTGCGCACGGCCGACGAGTGGGCCGTCGCCGAGCGGGTCGTGGTCGACGGCTTCCCGATGCCCGGCTTCCCGACCGGCAACGCCCTGCCGCTCGCGCTGGCCGACCACGAGGGCTTCCGGCTGCACACGGCGTGGCTCGACGGCGCGGTGGCCGGCGCGGGCCTGACCGTCGAGTCCGACGGCGCGGCCGGCGCGTACTGGGTGACGACCCTGCCCGAGCACCGCTCGCGCGGCGTCGGCCGGGCGCTGATGAACGCCGTGGTAAACCGGTCCCCGTCGCCGATGACCCTCACCGCGGCCGAACCGGGCCGGCCGCTGTACGAGTCGATGGGGTTCTCGGTGGTCGCCCTCGCCACGTGGTGGTCGAACGCGGACTGA
- a CDS encoding FMN reductase, producing the protein MTALAVVQAGLGSPSSTQLLATRLAEAVERRVPDLEVRPVHLRDVARDVADNLVTGFPGARLREVVESVAGADAVIAVTPTFNASYSGLFKSFVDVLEPGSLAGKPVLIGATGGTERHSLVLDHALRPLFAYLRAIVVPTGVYAASSDWGAEGLPGRIDRAAGELADLLVGRAPAKPAPVDFVPFDQLLAGR; encoded by the coding sequence ATGACGGCGCTGGCGGTGGTGCAGGCCGGGCTCGGGTCGCCGTCGTCCACGCAGCTGCTGGCCACCCGGCTGGCCGAGGCGGTCGAGCGGCGGGTCCCCGACCTGGAGGTGCGCCCGGTGCACCTGCGGGACGTGGCCCGCGACGTCGCCGACAACCTGGTCACCGGGTTCCCCGGCGCGCGGCTGCGCGAGGTGGTGGAGTCGGTGGCCGGCGCGGACGCGGTGATCGCCGTGACGCCGACGTTCAACGCGTCCTACAGCGGCCTGTTCAAGTCGTTCGTGGACGTGCTGGAGCCGGGGTCGCTGGCGGGCAAGCCGGTGCTGATCGGCGCGACCGGCGGCACCGAGCGCCACTCGCTGGTCCTCGACCACGCGCTGCGGCCGCTGTTCGCCTACCTGCGCGCGATCGTCGTGCCGACCGGCGTGTACGCCGCGTCGTCCGACTGGGGCGCGGAAGGGCTGCCCGGCCGCATCGACCGGGCGGCGGGCGAGCTGGCCGACCTGCTCGTCGGCCGCGCGCCCGCGAAGCCCGCGCCGGTGGACTTCGTGCCGTTCGACCAGCTGCTCGCCGGCCGCTGA
- a CDS encoding LLM class flavin-dependent oxidoreductase: MQFGVFTVGDVTPDPTTGRTPTEAERIKAMVAIALKAEEVGLDVFATGEHHNPPFVPSSPTTMLGYVAARTERLVLSTATTLITTNDPVKIAEDYAMLQHLADGRVDLIMGRGNTGPVYPWFGKDIRDGIDLAIENYALLRRLWREDVVDWEGKHRTPLQSFTSTPRPLDDVPPFVWHGSIRSPQIAEQAAYYGDGFFANHIFWPKEHFQRLIGFYRERYEHHGHGAAHQAIVGLGGQVFMRRNSQDAVREFRPYFDNAPVYGHGPSLEEFTSQTPLTVGSPQEVVEKTLTFREHFGDYQRQLFLIDHAGLPLKTVLEQLDLLGEIVPTLRREFAVGRPADVPDAPTHASMLRAGVR, translated from the coding sequence ATGCAGTTCGGTGTCTTCACCGTCGGCGACGTGACGCCCGACCCCACGACGGGGCGGACGCCGACCGAGGCCGAGCGCATCAAGGCCATGGTCGCGATCGCCCTGAAGGCCGAAGAGGTCGGCCTGGACGTGTTCGCGACCGGCGAGCACCACAACCCGCCGTTCGTGCCGTCGTCGCCGACGACCATGCTCGGTTACGTCGCGGCCCGCACCGAGCGGTTGGTCCTGTCCACCGCCACCACGCTGATCACCACCAACGACCCGGTGAAGATCGCCGAGGACTACGCGATGCTCCAGCACCTGGCCGACGGCCGGGTCGACCTGATCATGGGTCGCGGGAACACCGGTCCCGTGTACCCCTGGTTCGGGAAGGACATCCGCGACGGCATCGACCTGGCCATCGAGAACTACGCCCTGCTGCGCAGGCTGTGGCGCGAGGACGTGGTGGACTGGGAGGGCAAGCACCGCACGCCGCTGCAGTCGTTCACCTCGACCCCGCGCCCGCTGGACGACGTGCCGCCGTTCGTCTGGCACGGCTCGATCCGTAGCCCGCAGATCGCCGAGCAGGCCGCGTACTACGGCGACGGCTTCTTCGCCAACCACATCTTCTGGCCCAAGGAGCACTTCCAGCGGCTGATCGGCTTCTACCGGGAGCGCTACGAGCACCACGGGCACGGCGCCGCGCACCAGGCGATCGTCGGCCTCGGCGGCCAGGTCTTCATGCGCCGCAACTCGCAGGACGCGGTGCGCGAGTTCCGGCCGTACTTCGACAACGCCCCGGTCTACGGGCACGGCCCGTCGCTGGAGGAGTTCACCTCGCAGACGCCGTTGACCGTCGGCAGCCCGCAGGAGGTCGTCGAGAAGACGCTGACCTTCCGCGAGCACTTCGGCGACTACCAGCGCCAGCTGTTCCTGATCGACCACGCGGGCCTGCCGCTGAAGACGGTGCTGGAGCAGCTGGACCTGCTCGGCGAGATCGTGCCGACGCTGCGCCGCGAGTTCGCGGTCGGCCGCCCGGCCGACGTGCCGGACGCGCCCACCCACGCGTCGATGCTGAGGGCGGGTGTGCGATGA
- a CDS encoding acyl-CoA dehydrogenase family protein yields MQHELVRRAAGIVPVLRAHAAWGDENRRLHDGALEAMADAGVLRLRVPAEHGGHEADLATVVEVIAELARGDGSAAWTAAVWAISTWVVGQFPDEVRHEVFAKPDVRVTGILSPTATAEPVGGGVLVNGRWAFTAGAPQSHWTTNAAVLAPDRVPVALAIPLVDLEVVDDWHTTGLRATGSVTTVARDLFVPAGRVLRLAPVLREHPDATEPMFRAPFMPAACAAVSAPAAGLALAALEAAHASTSVLREASVLAAEAGFHARRAATVVDLKAAGGERWTPEDRAGVRRDLGEACLRARDAVDVLPDNTPTLHRVRRDVHALNLHAILHPNANLERYGPVFLGRRDGRRSEPR; encoded by the coding sequence GTGCAGCACGAGCTGGTCCGGCGCGCCGCGGGGATCGTCCCGGTGCTGCGCGCCCACGCCGCCTGGGGTGACGAGAACAGGCGGCTGCACGACGGCGCGCTGGAGGCGATGGCCGACGCGGGCGTGCTGCGCCTGCGCGTGCCCGCCGAGCACGGCGGCCACGAGGCCGACCTGGCCACGGTGGTCGAGGTGATCGCCGAACTGGCCCGCGGCGACGGGTCGGCGGCGTGGACGGCGGCCGTGTGGGCCATCTCGACGTGGGTGGTCGGCCAGTTCCCCGACGAGGTGCGGCACGAGGTGTTCGCCAAACCGGACGTGCGGGTCACCGGCATCCTCAGCCCCACCGCCACGGCCGAGCCGGTCGGCGGCGGGGTGCTGGTCAACGGCCGGTGGGCGTTCACCGCGGGCGCCCCGCAGAGCCACTGGACCACCAACGCCGCCGTCCTCGCCCCGGACCGGGTCCCGGTGGCGCTGGCGATACCGCTGGTCGACCTGGAGGTGGTGGACGACTGGCACACCACCGGCCTGCGCGCGACCGGCAGCGTCACCACGGTCGCGCGGGACCTGTTCGTGCCCGCCGGACGGGTCCTGCGGCTCGCGCCCGTGCTCCGGGAACACCCGGACGCCACCGAACCGATGTTCCGCGCCCCGTTCATGCCCGCCGCCTGCGCCGCGGTCAGCGCCCCCGCCGCCGGCCTGGCCCTGGCAGCCCTGGAGGCCGCGCACGCGTCCACGTCGGTCCTCAGGGAGGCTTCCGTGCTCGCCGCCGAAGCCGGCTTCCACGCCCGCCGCGCCGCCACCGTGGTCGACCTCAAAGCCGCAGGTGGCGAGAGGTGGACCCCCGAGGACCGCGCGGGCGTCCGCCGCGACCTCGGCGAGGCGTGCCTGCGAGCCAGGGACGCGGTCGACGTCCTGCCCGACAACACCCCAACCCTGCACCGCGTGCGGCGGGACGTGCACGCGCTGAACCTGCACGCCATCCTGCACCCCAACGCCAACCTGGAGCGCTACGGCCCGGTGTTCCTGGGGCGGCGGGACGGTCGGCGGTCGGAGCCGCGGTAA